Proteins encoded by one window of Clostridia bacterium:
- a CDS encoding sugar transferase, which produces MVGNAVKRTVDVLAAIIGLLVLSPVFLIVSLLVTADLGRPVLFAQLRPGKDGKLFRMYKFRTMRNTTAPDGRLLPDSQRLTQVGRMLRSTSLDELPELLNVLTGQMSLVGPRPLLPQYLDRYTPEQARRHEVKPGITGWAQVNGRNALTWEEKFRLDVWYVDNWSLLLDLKILLMTVGKVLRHDGISSNGHATMPEFTGTDTDPAEH; this is translated from the coding sequence ATGGTTGGCAACGCTGTGAAACGGACGGTAGATGTACTGGCGGCAATAATCGGTCTACTGGTGCTATCGCCGGTTTTCCTGATTGTCAGCTTACTTGTCACGGCTGACCTCGGGAGGCCCGTGCTGTTTGCCCAGCTAAGACCCGGCAAGGATGGCAAGCTGTTTCGCATGTACAAGTTCCGCACCATGAGAAACACGACTGCACCCGACGGTCGCCTACTACCCGATTCTCAGCGCCTAACGCAAGTTGGTCGCATGTTGCGATCAACTAGTCTAGACGAGCTGCCGGAGCTCCTCAACGTACTTACCGGGCAGATGAGCCTCGTAGGCCCGCGTCCACTACTACCGCAATATCTGGACCGCTACACACCAGAACAAGCCCGACGCCACGAAGTCAAGCCCGGCATCACAGGCTGGGCACAGGTCAACGGCAGGAACGCCCTCACCTGGGAAGAGAAATTCCGTCTGGATGTATGGTACGTCGACAACTGGAGCCTACTGCTAGATCTCAAGATACTGCTAATGACCGTCGGTAAAGTGCTGAGGCATGACGGAATCAGCAGCAACGGACATGCGACAATGCCGGAGTTCACGGGTACGGATACGGACCCCGCCGAGCACTAG
- a CDS encoding glycosyltransferase family 4 protein: MRLLFLTLSDIESISERGIYTDLMREFRDRGDDVYIVCPSQRRSGRPTELTTKDGVTILRVRTGNITKANVIEKAISTILIQHQFTSAIRRYLGEIRFDLVLYATPPVTFERVVDDVKRRDGCTSYLLLKDIFPQNAVDLGMISHGSLVWRYFRGKEKRLYCLSDYIGCMSPANVRYLLAHNPNIPETTLEVCPNSIDPRPVHDSTENRAHVKDDWGIPHDSILLVFGGNLGKPQGLDFLLEALDSSKGRNDVFFLIVGSGTEYDRIDAHLRNGQHKNARLLRALPKDRYDELLTVCDVGLILLDPRFTIPNFPSRLTAYMEAGVPIIAATDVNTDIKDVLRESGSGIWVENGNLDGFMAAIGRLSRDAELRREMGRRGRAYLEEYYTVSRAYETITAHLRNVDSVGSAGYKQVSA; encoded by the coding sequence TTGAGACTACTGTTTCTAACACTATCAGATATCGAAAGCATCTCGGAACGTGGAATATATACGGACCTAATGAGGGAGTTCAGAGATCGCGGGGACGACGTGTACATTGTGTGTCCTTCACAGCGTCGTAGCGGTAGACCAACTGAACTTACCACAAAGGATGGCGTGACTATTCTACGAGTACGAACCGGCAATATCACAAAGGCGAATGTCATTGAAAAGGCCATTTCCACGATTTTGATCCAGCATCAATTCACGTCCGCCATACGGAGATACCTCGGAGAGATACGATTTGACCTTGTGTTGTATGCAACACCGCCGGTGACTTTTGAGAGGGTTGTCGATGATGTCAAGCGGAGAGACGGATGTACGTCCTATCTTCTACTGAAGGACATATTCCCTCAAAACGCAGTGGACTTGGGGATGATTAGTCATGGTAGCTTAGTTTGGCGCTACTTCCGTGGGAAGGAGAAACGGCTTTATTGCTTGTCTGACTACATAGGCTGCATGTCTCCAGCCAATGTGAGGTACTTGCTGGCCCACAACCCCAACATCCCAGAGACTACGCTAGAGGTATGCCCGAACAGCATAGACCCCAGACCTGTGCACGATTCTACCGAGAACCGCGCGCACGTAAAGGACGACTGGGGGATACCTCACGATTCCATTCTGCTGGTGTTCGGAGGTAATCTTGGAAAGCCGCAAGGATTGGATTTCCTGCTGGAGGCGCTAGACAGTTCAAAGGGCAGGAATGATGTTTTCTTCTTGATTGTGGGTTCGGGGACTGAGTATGACCGCATTGATGCGCATCTGAGGAATGGCCAGCACAAGAATGCCAGACTGCTGAGAGCCTTGCCCAAAGATCGGTACGATGAACTGCTGACAGTATGCGATGTGGGTCTGATTCTCCTCGACCCACGATTCACCATACCCAATTTCCCATCCAGGCTTACTGCGTACATGGAGGCTGGCGTACCAATCATCGCGGCAACAGACGTCAATACTGACATCAAGGATGTCTTGCGTGAATCTGGTAGTGGCATCTGGGTTGAGAATGGCAACCTAGATGGGTTCATGGCAGCCATAGGTCGGCTATCTAGAGACGCGGAGCTTCGCCGTGAGATGGGTCGCAGAGGACGTGCGTACTTGGAGGAGTACTACACCGTATCAAGGGCTTACGAAACAATCACTGCTCACTTGAGAAATGTGGATTCAGTCGGATCTGCCGGATACAAGCAAGTCAGTGCCTGA
- a CDS encoding transposase: protein MPKSRPPYPPQFRAEAVKLVQTSGKSLREISADLGVSIESLRNWVKQTDIDQGQRDGLTTSEREELRRLRRENRILQEEREILRTAVAFFASETIPTR from the coding sequence ATGCCCAAGAGTAGACCGCCGTACCCGCCGCAGTTCAGGGCAGAGGCAGTGAAGCTAGTTCAGACCAGTGGTAAGAGCCTTAGGGAGATCTCCGCGGATCTCGGGGTGTCCATCGAATCCCTGCGCAACTGGGTGAAGCAAACGGATATAGATCAGGGTCAACGTGACGGCCTGACCACTTCTGAGCGTGAAGAACTGAGGCGACTACGAAGGGAAAACCGGATCTTGCAGGAGGAGCGCGAGATACTAAGAACAGCCGTGGCCTTCTTCGCCAGCGAGACCATCCCGACTCGCTAG
- a CDS encoding acetyltransferase produces the protein MKRIAIVGAGGFGREVAWLIEEINVASPEWSLLGFLDDGATGTTVEGQPVLGPIDHVGELDQDVYVACAIGDPRLRKRLVDKLQQFHRRFATLIHPSVRKSQHVAIGEGSIICAGTILTTNISIGKHCLLNLDCKVGHDSILGDFTSCMPAVNIAGDVIIEEGCYFGLNACVINRKRVGGWSVIGAGAAVVKDIPARTVAVGVPATPIKTLDD, from the coding sequence ATGAAACGCATCGCAATCGTAGGAGCCGGAGGCTTCGGACGCGAAGTAGCTTGGCTGATAGAGGAGATAAACGTCGCATCGCCTGAATGGTCGCTACTGGGTTTCCTAGACGACGGAGCAACCGGAACCACTGTAGAAGGACAGCCAGTCCTTGGCCCCATCGATCACGTCGGAGAACTAGACCAAGATGTCTATGTGGCATGTGCTATCGGCGACCCACGGCTCCGCAAGCGCCTAGTGGACAAGCTTCAACAGTTCCACCGCAGATTCGCAACTCTCATTCACCCCAGTGTGCGGAAGTCGCAACACGTAGCCATCGGAGAAGGCAGCATTATCTGTGCAGGCACGATACTCACAACCAATATCAGCATAGGCAAACACTGCCTCCTCAACCTTGACTGCAAAGTAGGCCACGACTCCATTCTTGGTGACTTTACAAGCTGCATGCCTGCAGTGAACATTGCGGGTGACGTGATCATCGAAGAAGGCTGCTACTTTGGGCTTAATGCCTGCGTCATCAATCGCAAACGCGTCGGAGGGTGGAGCGTAATCGGCGCCGGCGCAGCAGTCGTTAAGGACATACCAGCGAGGACGGTGGCCGTGGGTGTGCCGGCAACACCAATAAAGACATTGGACGATTGA
- a CDS encoding NAD-dependent epimerase/dehydratase family protein — translation MKTILVTGSGGFLGRNLIQMLSGRDDIRVLEYEANDSRDKLDKALHIADVIVHLAGVNRPESTDEYMAGNAEFTRSMCDTLRTANKNPRIIMSSSIQAELDNPYGISKRRAEEELKKFADESGAETVVFRFKNIFGKWSRPNYNSVVATFCHNIARDLPITIVDPDRELGLVYVDDVVAALLDEIDGKPAGPGFRFAEEIKGFAVRLGDLAETIQSFRDSRMTCMLPEFSDRFTACLYATYLSYLDGSDLAYDLEQKTDVRGALAEFIKSPHIGQVFVSRTKPGITRGNHYHHTKVEKFFVVEGTGIIRLRHLRTGDMVEMKVSGEDFRVVDIPPGYTHSIENVGSTDMVVIFWASEVFDPKRPDTYFREVKQ, via the coding sequence TTGAAGACGATCCTGGTGACTGGTTCCGGGGGGTTCTTAGGCAGGAATCTGATCCAGATGCTTTCTGGACGTGATGATATACGTGTTCTGGAATATGAAGCGAACGATTCGAGAGACAAACTCGACAAGGCGCTGCACATAGCCGATGTTATTGTGCATCTTGCCGGCGTAAACAGACCCGAGAGCACTGATGAGTATATGGCTGGGAACGCCGAGTTCACAAGATCAATGTGTGATACACTTCGTACTGCCAACAAGAACCCCAGAATCATCATGTCTTCATCAATCCAAGCAGAACTGGATAATCCCTATGGCATCAGCAAGCGACGGGCCGAGGAAGAACTGAAGAAGTTTGCAGACGAGTCCGGTGCAGAGACAGTTGTGTTCCGCTTCAAGAACATCTTTGGCAAGTGGTCACGTCCCAACTACAATTCAGTTGTAGCAACGTTTTGTCACAACATTGCACGGGACTTGCCCATCACGATAGTGGATCCTGACAGAGAACTGGGACTCGTTTATGTAGACGATGTTGTTGCAGCGCTCCTGGATGAGATCGATGGCAAGCCGGCAGGTCCAGGTTTCCGCTTTGCCGAAGAAATCAAAGGGTTTGCCGTCAGGCTTGGTGACCTGGCAGAGACCATCCAGTCTTTCCGGGATAGTCGCATGACGTGTATGCTTCCTGAGTTCTCAGACCGATTCACTGCCTGCCTCTATGCCACTTACCTCTCATACCTGGATGGTAGTGATCTGGCATACGATCTTGAGCAGAAGACTGATGTCCGGGGCGCTCTCGCTGAGTTCATCAAATCACCTCACATAGGTCAGGTCTTTGTCTCTAGGACTAAACCTGGGATTACCCGGGGCAACCACTACCACCATACGAAGGTTGAGAAATTCTTCGTGGTTGAGGGCACGGGGATTATTCGGCTGAGGCATCTGAGAACCGGAGACATGGTAGAGATGAAGGTGTCAGGTGAGGACTTCAGGGTTGTAGACATCCCGCCCGGCTACACTCATTCCATCGAGAATGTAGGGTCCACTGACATGGTGGTGATTTTCTGGGCGAGTGAGGTTTTCGACCCGAAGCGGCCCGACACCTACTTCCGCGAGGTAAAGCAATGA
- the wecB gene encoding UDP-N-acetylglucosamine 2-epimerase (non-hydrolyzing) translates to MSKLKVMTIVGTRPEIIRLSRVMAALDRYMDHIIVHTGQNYDYELNQIFFEDLEIRQPDHYLDAAGSTPAETIGLVIARSDSVMAEVKPDAVLILGDTNSCLAAIAAKRRKIPVFHMEAGNRCFDERVPEEINRRIVDHISDINMPYSAISREYLLREGLPPDRVIKTGSPMYEVLSYYKPKIDASDVLDRLGLSQYDYFVVSAHREENIDDSRQFRKLIDLLNGLAAEYCKRVIVSTHPRTKKRMDAEGVQLNSLVELVRPLGFSDYVKLQISSHAVLSDSGTITEESSILNFPALNIRNAHERPEGMEEASVMMTGLDLETVLRGLNILQAQGRGTDRTLLLVRDYAVPNVSEKVARIVLSYTDYVKRYVWYRENL, encoded by the coding sequence ATGAGCAAGCTAAAAGTCATGACAATAGTCGGAACCCGTCCGGAGATAATACGTCTTTCCAGGGTAATGGCTGCGCTGGACAGGTATATGGACCATATCATAGTCCACACTGGACAGAACTATGACTATGAGCTGAACCAGATATTCTTCGAGGATCTCGAGATCAGGCAGCCTGACCACTATCTAGACGCGGCAGGCAGCACGCCGGCAGAGACCATTGGTTTGGTTATTGCCCGATCCGACTCGGTAATGGCGGAAGTCAAGCCGGATGCTGTTCTGATATTGGGGGACACAAATAGCTGCCTAGCAGCGATTGCAGCCAAGCGAAGAAAGATTCCGGTGTTTCATATGGAAGCCGGAAACCGTTGCTTCGATGAAAGAGTGCCTGAGGAAATCAACCGCCGGATAGTGGACCACATCAGTGACATCAATATGCCTTATAGCGCTATCTCTCGTGAATACTTGCTGCGCGAAGGGCTGCCGCCTGATAGGGTCATCAAGACAGGCAGTCCGATGTATGAGGTGCTATCATACTACAAACCCAAGATTGACGCTTCGGACGTATTGGACAGGCTTGGCCTCAGTCAATATGATTACTTCGTCGTCAGTGCACATCGTGAGGAGAACATCGACGACAGCCGGCAGTTTCGGAAGCTGATTGATTTGCTCAATGGGCTAGCAGCTGAATACTGCAAGCGTGTGATTGTGTCAACTCACCCCCGCACAAAGAAACGAATGGATGCTGAGGGTGTCCAGCTGAACTCCCTGGTTGAGCTCGTTCGCCCTCTAGGCTTCAGCGATTATGTAAAGCTGCAGATTTCGTCTCATGCTGTTCTTTCTGACAGTGGCACGATCACTGAGGAATCGTCAATACTGAACTTCCCCGCGCTGAACATACGCAATGCACATGAGCGTCCAGAGGGCATGGAAGAAGCCTCAGTGATGATGACTGGGTTGGATCTGGAGACGGTTCTCAGAGGTCTGAATATCCTTCAGGCTCAAGGAAGAGGAACAGATCGCACGTTGCTGTTGGTCCGTGACTATGCCGTGCCAAATGTGTCGGAGAAAGTAGCGCGGATCGTCCTGAGTTACACAGATTATGTGAAGCGCTATGTGTGGTACCGGGAGAATCTGTAG